In Carya illinoinensis cultivar Pawnee chromosome 6, C.illinoinensisPawnee_v1, whole genome shotgun sequence, a single genomic region encodes these proteins:
- the LOC122313200 gene encoding histidine kinase 3-like isoform X1, producing the protein MSLLHVVGFLKVGHLLLMLCYWIVSVISMNWFINSGIVDTKTGLLGDRGKMWLKWWEKISGDGWKIHHYYQYFGSKRVPKAWWRKLLITWVLGWTIVSLWIFCYMRLQATEKRKETLASMCDERARMLQDQFNVSMNHIQAMSIMISTFHHGKNPSAIDQRTFARYTERTAFERPITSGVAYAVRVLHSEREQFEKQQGWTIKRMDTLEQNPVHEDDYAPEALEPSPIQEEYAPVIFAQDTISHVVSLDMLSGKEDRENVLRARESGKGVLTAPLRLVKTNRLGVILTFAVYKADLPSNVTLNERIQATDGYLGGVFDIESLVEKLLQQLASKQTIIVNVYDTTNDLHPISMYGSNVSDDGLQHVSTLNFGDPFRKHEMHCRFKQRPPWHWLAITTSIGILVIALLVGYIFHATVNRIAKVEDDCHKMMELKKRAEAADVAKSQFLATVSHEIRTPMNGVLGMLDMLMDTDLDVTQQDYVRTAQASGKALVSLINEVLDQAKIEAGRLELEAVRFDLRAILDDILSLFSGKSQEKGVELAVYISDRVPEMLIGDPGRFRQIITNLMGNSIKFTEKGHIFVTVHLVEEVIGSIGFEMESPSKNTLSGFPVADRRCSWEGFKTLSGEGSTCPLSLSSSDLINLIVSVEDTGVGIPLEAQSCIFTPFMQVGPSISRTHGGTGIGLSISKCLVGLMNGEIGFVSIPKVGSTFTFTAVFTKGCADPNEYKSQQINNQSNLASSEFQGMMALVVDPRPVRAKVSRYHIQRLGIHVEVVSDFNQVLSSINSGKTVTNMVLVEQEIWDKDSVISAHFINNLEKVDCGMPPKLFLLSSSISPSRTRAATSSDHTPPIVMKPLRASMLAASLQRAMGVGGKGKPRTGEISGLSVCNLLLGRKILIVDDNNVNLKVAAGALKKYGADVVCADSGKKAISLLQPPHHFDACFMDIQMPEMDGFEATRTIREVECSINNLIQSGEVSVEAYDNISKWHVPILAMTADVIQATHEKSIRCGMDGYVSKPFEAQQLYREVSRHFQSA; encoded by the exons ATGAGTTTGCTTCACGTAGTTGGGTTTCTAAAGGTGGGGCATCTGCTTTTGATGCTATGTTACTGGATTGTGTCTGTAATTTCCATGAACTGGTTCATAAATAGTGGAATAGTGGACACCAAGACTGGTTTACTTGGTGATAGGGGCAAGATGTGGCTAAAATGGTGGGAGAAGATCTCGGGAGACGGTTGGAAGATCCACCACTACTACCAGTATTTTGGGTCTAAGAGAGTCCCCAAAGCATGGTGGAGAAAGCTCTTGATTACATGGGTACTTGGTTGGACCATCGTGTCTCTGTGGATCTTCTGCTACATGAGGTTACAAGCTACCGAGAAGAGGAAAGAGACCCTTGCAAGTATGTGTGACGAGAGAGCTAGGATGTTGCAGGATCAGTTTAATGTGAGCATGAATCATATCCAAGCCATGTCCATTATGATCTCAACCTTCCACCATGGCAAGAACCCCTCTGCTATTGATCAG AGGACTTTTGCAAGGTACACGGAAAGAACTGCTTTTGAGAGGCCCATCACAAGTGGTGTGGCATATGCTGTTAGGGTGCTCCACTCAGAAAGGGAACAATTCGAGAAGCAACAAGGCTGGACCATTAAGAGGATGGATACCCTTGAACAAAACCCTGTTCATGAGGATGATTATGCCCCAGAAGCCTTAGAGCCATCCCCAATTCAGGAAGAATATGCTCCCGTCATCTTTGCACAGGATACCATTTCTCATGTGGTTTCACTTGATATGCTGTCGGGGAAG GAAGATCGTGAGAATGTGTTGCGTGCCAGAGAATCAGGAAAGGGGGTTCTCACTGCTCCTTTGAGGCTAGTAAAAACAAATCGTCTTGGAGTTATATTGACATTTGCGGTCTACAAGGCAGATCTCCCCTCAAATGTTACACTGAATGAGAGAATTCAAGCAACTGATGG GTATCTTGGGGGAGTGTTTGATATTGAATCACTTGTGGAGAAGTTGCTTCAACAGCTTGCTAGTAAACAGACTATCATTGTGAATGTGTATGACACAACCAATGACTTACATCCAATCAGCATGTATGGCTCGAATGTATCGGATGATGGTTTGCAGCATGTTAGCACCCTTAATTTTGGAGATCCCTTCAGGAAGCATGAGATGCATTGCAG ATTCAAGCAAAGACCACCGTGGCATTGGCTAGCAATAACAACTTCTATTGGCATCCTCGTGATTGCATTACTTGTTGGATATATATTCCATGCGACTGTGAATCGAATTGCCAAAGTTGAAGATGATTGCCATAAGATGATGGAGCTCAAAAAACGAGCTGAGGCTGCTGATGTTGCAAAATCCCAG TTCCTTGCTACTGTCTCCCATGAGATCAGAACCCCGATGAATGGTGTTCTTG GAATGTTGGATATGCTCATGGACACAGATCTGGATGTTACTCAACAAGATTATGTCAGAACTGCACAGGCCAGTGGAAAAGCACTTGTCTCACTTATAAATGAGGTTTTAGACCAAGCAAAGATTGAAGCTGGTAGACTTGAGCTTGAGGCCGTGCGGTTTGATCTGAGAGCAATTTTGGATGATATTCTCTCACTCTTTTCCGGAAAGTCCCAGGAAAAAGGAGTGGAG CTGGCAGTTTATATCTCAGATCGAGTTCCTGAAATGCTAATTGGTGATCCAGGAAGGTTTCGTCAAATCATTACCAATCTTATGGGTAACTCAATCAAA TTCACAGAGAAAGGGCACATATTTGTCACTGTTCATCTTGTCGAGGAAGTGATTGGCTCAATAGGATTTGAGATGGAATCACCATCGAAGAACACATTGAGTGGATTCCCTGTTGCAGATAGGCGCTGCAgctgggaaggatttaagactCTCAGTGGAGAAGGGTCCACTTGTCCTCTCTCATTGTCCTCCTCTGACCTTATCAACCTAATTGTTTCTGTTGAGGATACAGGAGTAGGAATCCCTCTTGAAGCCCAATCTTGTATCTTCACTCCTTTTATGCAGGTGGGTCCTTCTATATCCCGAACACATGGAGGCACAGGTATTGGCCTAAGCATAAGCAAGTGTCTAGTTGGCCTAATGAATGGGGAAATTGGTTTTGTGAGCATACCAAAGGTCGGTTCTACCTTTACATTTACTGCTGTCTTCACCAAAGGCTGTGCTGATCCAAATGAATATAAAAGCCAGCAAATCAACAACCAATCCAATCTTGCATCCTCCGAATTTCAGGGCATGATGGCGTTAGTTGTGGACCCCAGACCTGTCCGCGCCAAAGTGTCAAGATATCATATCCAACGGCTAGGAATTCATGTTGAAGTGGTTTCTGATTTCAATCAAGTTTTGTCTAGCATAAACAGTGGCAAAACTGTTACCAACATGGTCCTTGTTGAGCAGGAGATTTGGGATAAGGATTCAGTCATTTCTGCTCATTTCATCAATAATTTAGAGAAGGTTGATTGTGGGATGCCTCCCAAGTTGTTCCTTCTATCTAGTTCTATCAGCCCATCCAGAACAAGAGCTGCAACTTCAAGTGATCACACCCCGCCAATCGTCATGAAGCCCCTGAGAGCAAGCATGCTTGCTGCCTCATTACAGCGAGCCATGGGTGTTGGGGGCAAGGGGAAACCCCGCACTGGGGAGATCTCTGGCTTGTCTGTCTGCAATCTTCTTCTTGGTAGAAAAATCCTCATTGTAGATGACAATAATGTGAATCTTAAAGTAGCTGCTGGTGCTTTGAAGAAGTATGGGGCTGATGTGGTCTGTGCAGACAGTGGGAAAAAGGCCATCTCATTGCTTCAACCACCTCACCATTTTGATGCCTGTTTCATGGATATCCAAATGCCGGAAATGGACGG GTTTGAAGCTACGAGAACAATTAGGGAAGTGGAATGTAGCATCAATAATCTTATTCAAAGTGGGGAGGTATCTGTGGAAGCTTATGACAATATTTCAAAGTGGCATGTTCCCATTTTGGCCATGACAGCGGATGTAATACAGGCTACGCATGAGAAATCCATAAGATGTGGAATGGATGGATATGTTTCAAAACCATTTGAAGCACAACAACTTTATAGAGAGGTTTCACGCCATTTCCAATCAGCTTAA
- the LOC122313200 gene encoding histidine kinase 3-like isoform X2, whose translation MLPSSLHRIPFLMWFHLICCRGRKFQQVVYQQEDRENVLRARESGKGVLTAPLRLVKTNRLGVILTFAVYKADLPSNVTLNERIQATDGYLGGVFDIESLVEKLLQQLASKQTIIVNVYDTTNDLHPISMYGSNVSDDGLQHVSTLNFGDPFRKHEMHCRFKQRPPWHWLAITTSIGILVIALLVGYIFHATVNRIAKVEDDCHKMMELKKRAEAADVAKSQFLATVSHEIRTPMNGVLGMLDMLMDTDLDVTQQDYVRTAQASGKALVSLINEVLDQAKIEAGRLELEAVRFDLRAILDDILSLFSGKSQEKGVELAVYISDRVPEMLIGDPGRFRQIITNLMGNSIKFTEKGHIFVTVHLVEEVIGSIGFEMESPSKNTLSGFPVADRRCSWEGFKTLSGEGSTCPLSLSSSDLINLIVSVEDTGVGIPLEAQSCIFTPFMQVGPSISRTHGGTGIGLSISKCLVGLMNGEIGFVSIPKVGSTFTFTAVFTKGCADPNEYKSQQINNQSNLASSEFQGMMALVVDPRPVRAKVSRYHIQRLGIHVEVVSDFNQVLSSINSGKTVTNMVLVEQEIWDKDSVISAHFINNLEKVDCGMPPKLFLLSSSISPSRTRAATSSDHTPPIVMKPLRASMLAASLQRAMGVGGKGKPRTGEISGLSVCNLLLGRKILIVDDNNVNLKVAAGALKKYGADVVCADSGKKAISLLQPPHHFDACFMDIQMPEMDGFEATRTIREVECSINNLIQSGEVSVEAYDNISKWHVPILAMTADVIQATHEKSIRCGMDGYVSKPFEAQQLYREVSRHFQSA comes from the exons ATGCTCCCGTCATCTTTGCACAGGATACCATTTCTCATGTGGTTTCACTTGATATGCTGTCGGGGAAG AAAATTTCAACAAGTTGTGTACCAACAGGAAGATCGTGAGAATGTGTTGCGTGCCAGAGAATCAGGAAAGGGGGTTCTCACTGCTCCTTTGAGGCTAGTAAAAACAAATCGTCTTGGAGTTATATTGACATTTGCGGTCTACAAGGCAGATCTCCCCTCAAATGTTACACTGAATGAGAGAATTCAAGCAACTGATGG GTATCTTGGGGGAGTGTTTGATATTGAATCACTTGTGGAGAAGTTGCTTCAACAGCTTGCTAGTAAACAGACTATCATTGTGAATGTGTATGACACAACCAATGACTTACATCCAATCAGCATGTATGGCTCGAATGTATCGGATGATGGTTTGCAGCATGTTAGCACCCTTAATTTTGGAGATCCCTTCAGGAAGCATGAGATGCATTGCAG ATTCAAGCAAAGACCACCGTGGCATTGGCTAGCAATAACAACTTCTATTGGCATCCTCGTGATTGCATTACTTGTTGGATATATATTCCATGCGACTGTGAATCGAATTGCCAAAGTTGAAGATGATTGCCATAAGATGATGGAGCTCAAAAAACGAGCTGAGGCTGCTGATGTTGCAAAATCCCAG TTCCTTGCTACTGTCTCCCATGAGATCAGAACCCCGATGAATGGTGTTCTTG GAATGTTGGATATGCTCATGGACACAGATCTGGATGTTACTCAACAAGATTATGTCAGAACTGCACAGGCCAGTGGAAAAGCACTTGTCTCACTTATAAATGAGGTTTTAGACCAAGCAAAGATTGAAGCTGGTAGACTTGAGCTTGAGGCCGTGCGGTTTGATCTGAGAGCAATTTTGGATGATATTCTCTCACTCTTTTCCGGAAAGTCCCAGGAAAAAGGAGTGGAG CTGGCAGTTTATATCTCAGATCGAGTTCCTGAAATGCTAATTGGTGATCCAGGAAGGTTTCGTCAAATCATTACCAATCTTATGGGTAACTCAATCAAA TTCACAGAGAAAGGGCACATATTTGTCACTGTTCATCTTGTCGAGGAAGTGATTGGCTCAATAGGATTTGAGATGGAATCACCATCGAAGAACACATTGAGTGGATTCCCTGTTGCAGATAGGCGCTGCAgctgggaaggatttaagactCTCAGTGGAGAAGGGTCCACTTGTCCTCTCTCATTGTCCTCCTCTGACCTTATCAACCTAATTGTTTCTGTTGAGGATACAGGAGTAGGAATCCCTCTTGAAGCCCAATCTTGTATCTTCACTCCTTTTATGCAGGTGGGTCCTTCTATATCCCGAACACATGGAGGCACAGGTATTGGCCTAAGCATAAGCAAGTGTCTAGTTGGCCTAATGAATGGGGAAATTGGTTTTGTGAGCATACCAAAGGTCGGTTCTACCTTTACATTTACTGCTGTCTTCACCAAAGGCTGTGCTGATCCAAATGAATATAAAAGCCAGCAAATCAACAACCAATCCAATCTTGCATCCTCCGAATTTCAGGGCATGATGGCGTTAGTTGTGGACCCCAGACCTGTCCGCGCCAAAGTGTCAAGATATCATATCCAACGGCTAGGAATTCATGTTGAAGTGGTTTCTGATTTCAATCAAGTTTTGTCTAGCATAAACAGTGGCAAAACTGTTACCAACATGGTCCTTGTTGAGCAGGAGATTTGGGATAAGGATTCAGTCATTTCTGCTCATTTCATCAATAATTTAGAGAAGGTTGATTGTGGGATGCCTCCCAAGTTGTTCCTTCTATCTAGTTCTATCAGCCCATCCAGAACAAGAGCTGCAACTTCAAGTGATCACACCCCGCCAATCGTCATGAAGCCCCTGAGAGCAAGCATGCTTGCTGCCTCATTACAGCGAGCCATGGGTGTTGGGGGCAAGGGGAAACCCCGCACTGGGGAGATCTCTGGCTTGTCTGTCTGCAATCTTCTTCTTGGTAGAAAAATCCTCATTGTAGATGACAATAATGTGAATCTTAAAGTAGCTGCTGGTGCTTTGAAGAAGTATGGGGCTGATGTGGTCTGTGCAGACAGTGGGAAAAAGGCCATCTCATTGCTTCAACCACCTCACCATTTTGATGCCTGTTTCATGGATATCCAAATGCCGGAAATGGACGG GTTTGAAGCTACGAGAACAATTAGGGAAGTGGAATGTAGCATCAATAATCTTATTCAAAGTGGGGAGGTATCTGTGGAAGCTTATGACAATATTTCAAAGTGGCATGTTCCCATTTTGGCCATGACAGCGGATGTAATACAGGCTACGCATGAGAAATCCATAAGATGTGGAATGGATGGATATGTTTCAAAACCATTTGAAGCACAACAACTTTATAGAGAGGTTTCACGCCATTTCCAATCAGCTTAA
- the LOC122312382 gene encoding nuclear transport factor 2B, translated as MDPDQLAKAFVEHYYSTFDANRAGLVSLYQDESMLTFEGQKTQGSQNIVAKLTSLPFQQCQHGITTVDCQPSGPAGGMLVFVSGNLQLAGEQHALKFSQMFHLMPTPQGSFYVLNDIFRLNYA; from the exons ATGGATCCGGACCAGTTGGCCAAAGCATTCGTGGAGCACTACTACTCGACGTTCGATGCGAACCGTGCGGGGCTGGTGAGCCTCTACCAGGACGAGTCGATGCTGACCTTCGAGGGCCAGAAGACCCAAGGCTCCCAGAACATCGTCGCCAAGCTCACTAGCCTCCCCTTCCAGCAGTGCCAGCACGGCATCACTACCGTCGATTGCCAGCCCTCTGGCCCCGCCGGTGGCATGCTCGTCTTCGTCAGCGGCAACCTCCAGCTTGCCGGCGAACAGCACGCCCTCAAGTTCAGCCAG ATGTTCCATTTGATGCCAACACCTCAAGGAAGCTTTTATGTGTTGAATGACATATTCCGTTTGAACTATGCATGA